The sequence AACGGTCCGATGAGATGGCCCGACGACTTGATCACGTCGTCGGCGCGGCCCACGAACCAGTAATAGCCGTCGGCGTCGCGTCGGGCGAGGTCGCCGGTGAGATACCAGCCGTCGACGAAGCACTCGCGGTATCGCTCCTCGTTGCCGAGATAGCCGCGGAACATCGACGGCCAGCCGGGCTTGAGGGCCAGTTCGCCCTGCACGTCGGGCGTGTCGATGACCTCGACGCCGATATCGGCGTGATTGACGATCGCCGCCTCAATGCCAGGCAGCGGCCGGCCCATCGACCCCACGCGGACGTCCATGGAGCGGAAGTTGGCGATCATGATCCCACCGGTCTCGGTCTGCCACCAATTGTCGTGGATCGGCATGCCAAACGTGTCGGCACCCCACACCACCGCCTCGGGATTCAGCGGTTCGCCAACGCTGGCGATGAACCGGAGGTGGCTCAGGTCATACGACTTTGCCAACGAAGCGCCCGCCTTCATGAGCATGCGGATCGCCGTCGGCGCCGTGTACCACACCGTCACCTGCTCGTCCTGGAGAATCCGGTACCAGCGTTGCGCGTCGAAGTCGGCCTCGTCCACGACGCTCGTGATGCCGTTGGTGAGCGGCGCGATGATGCCGTACGACGTGCCCGTCACCCACCCTGGGTCGGCGGTACACCAGAACACGTCATTCTTGTGGAAGTCCAGCGCGAGCTTGCCCGTGATGTGATGCGCCACGACGGCGCCGTGCACGTGAACGGCGCCCTTGGGCACTCCGGTGGTGCCGCTCGTGAAGTGCAGCAGCGCGATGTCCTCCTCGTCCGTGGGCGCGATGGTGTACCGATCGCTGGCCCGGGCAAGGAGCGCCGCGAGATTCTGGGTGCCCGGCACCTCGGCGGCGTTGGGCGGCGTCACGAGCAGCACGTGACGGAGATCCGGCAACTGGTCGCGAATGCCGGCGACCTTGCGCTTGTAGAGCGAGGGGGTCGTCACCAGCACGGTGCCGCCCCCGATGGTGAGGCGCGCCTTGATCGGTTCCGGTCCGAACGCCGAGAACAGCGGACAGAATACGCTGCCGTATTTCATCGTGCCGATCGCGGCCACGTACAGCTCCGGCACGCGGTCGGCCAGCGCGAACACACGATCGCCCTTGGCCACGCCGAGTGACGCGAGCACGTTGGCGAAGCGACTCGTCAGCGCGCCCAACTCGGCATACGTCAGCGTGACGCGGTCTCCGGTCCGGCCCAACCATCTTAACGCCACGTGGCCGGCGTGCGCGCCCTGGGCGTGCCGGTCCACGGCTTCGTATGCGATATTCAGGCCCCCGCCATCCGGCAGCCCGTCCAGCTCGCCGTGCAGCACGTCGGACCAGGAGAAGCGGGCGCACGCGGCCTCATAGTCCGGCATCGCAGGGGCCGGTTCGCGGTGATCCCCGTCCTTGGTAAAGACGCGTAGCGCCGAACCGTGGCCGGTGCGGGCGGAGGATCGCTCGACGAAGGTTCCCATGGCTACGCTCCTATCGTTCGAGGCCGGTCGGGGCGCAACGGCGCCCGCGGGGCGCGCCACGCGCCTCCGGTCATGCGGAACGTATGGGCGCGGCGCGGCGGAAGCTGTCGGGCGGGCGGCCATCGCTCGTGGGAGGAATCCTCACAGTGCAGCCGTCCGGACGCCGGGCTCCGTAAACCGAAGCGCCGCCGCCCCGGAATTCCGGAGCGGCGGCGCGAGCCGGCACGAACGGCGCTCAGTGCTGGGGCGTCGTCTCCGTGGCCGCCTGCGACTTGCCCATGTGCCCGTAGCGCTCGAACCAGTGCTCGATATAGAGCTGCGTGCGCAGAAAGTTCGACGGCGTGCTCGACGTGCCGTGGTACTCGTTGTTCATGCGCAGCATGGCGGTGGGCACGCCGCGCAGCTTCAGCGCGCGGTAGAACTCCTCCGTCTGCGGGATTGGCGTGCGCAGGTCGAGCACGCCGGTCATGAGCATGGTCGGCGTCTTGACGTGCCCCACGTAGGTGATGGGCGAGCGCCGGAGATACTCGCTCGGATCTTCCCAGAAGGGCTTGGCGAAATTCCCGTACCAGCCCGCGCCGTCGGTCACGCCCACGAAACTGATCCAGTCGATCACGGGGCACTGCACCACCGCGGCCGCGAACCGGTCGGTGTGCCCCACCGTCCAAGCCGTGAGCACGCCGCCGCCCGAGCACCCGTACACGAACAGGTTGTTGGTATCGACGTAGCCGCGCCCGATCACCGTATCGACGCCCGCCATCAGGTCGTCGAAGTCCTTGTCCGGATAATCGTTGTCGATGAGGTTCGTGAACTTCGCCCCGTAGCCGGTGCTGCCGCGGGGGTTCGTGTACAGCACCACATAGTCACGTGCCGCCTCGTCCTGCCGTGCGAAGTTGAACGCGACGTTGTACATGGCCTGCGGCCCGCCGTGGATCTGCAGGATCAACGGATACTTATGGTGGGGGTCGAAGTCCGCCGGTTTCACGATCCATCCCTGGATCTTGAGCCCGTCTTTCGATGTGTACCAGATCTCCTCGGTCGACGCGAGCGTCTTGCCGGCGAGGATCGACGCGTCGACGTTGGTACGCTGCGCGAACGTCGACACGGTGCCCGATGCTGGGATGGTGAACGTGACCACGTCGTTGGGCATGGTCGGCGTGGTGCGTGTCCCCACGGCCAATCCATTGCGCGCGAGGTCGGTGACCGCCAGCACCTGCGTGCCGATCGTCACCGGCCGCACCTGGCCCGCGGTCGATGCGAAGTACAGGTTCTGCGAGCCCTCGCTCTGCACGTTGAAGTACACGCCCGCCCCGTTCGGCGCCCACAGGATGCCCGAGACCGGGCGGTCGAGGTTCGCCGTGAGGCTGCGCGGGTTCGACCCGTCGGCGTTCATCACCCAGACGTTGCCCTCCGACCATGCCGAGTGGTCCACCGAGTCGGCGTGCATGTACGCCACCAGACGGCCGTCGGGCGAGTAGACCGGTCCACCGCTCGTTCCCGAGGCGTGGGTCAGCATCCGGACCTCGCCCGAGGCCACGTTCGCGGCGTAGATCTCCGAACGCCGGAAGACGTGCTCCGCGTCTGGCACGCGGAGCGACGAGAACGCCACCCACTGGCCGTCGCCCGAGAAGGCGGGAGGCGACGCGTTCCAGTCGCCCGTGGTGAGTTGCCGCGCTTCGCCGCCGTCGGCCGGAATCACGAAGATCTGCCGGTAGTAGGTGTCGGTGTAGCCCACGCGGTCGGAGCGGAAGTTGAGCCGCGTCACGATCTTTGGCGGCTCCACCCACTTGGCGCCCTTGGGCGGCGCCGGCATGGGAATGCGCCATTCCGGGTCGGGCCGCTCGGGCACGTTCATGTTGAACGCCAGAGTCGCGCCGTCGGGCGCCCACGCCAGGTTGGACGGCGACTCGGTGAGGTTGGAGATCTGCGATCCCGGTCCCTCGAGGTCCACCCAACGCACGAAGATCTGCGCGCCGCCAGGCTCATTCTGCGCCACGTACGCGATGCGCTTTCCGTCGGGCGACCACTCAGGGCCGGACCCGTCGGCCAGGAAGCGGTCGTGCGTGCCGTCGGCGTTCATGATCCAGAGTGACGTGCGCCAGCGGTCGTTCATCTTGTCCACGCGGCGACGCCCGTAGACGATCTGCGAGCCGTCGGGCGATAGCCGCGGCGACTGCACGTCCTGCCAGTCGAGGTACTGGTTCACGTGGATGCGATTTGGCGCCACCTGCTGTGCCGGAATGGCGGACACGAACGACGCCAGCGCGACCACGAGCGCGGCGGCGTAGCGGGTGTGCAGTGGGGTGCCGTGGCCGAGGATCGAGCCGGAGGGCAGAGGCGGGCGCATGGGGGGACTCCTTATGGGTGCGCGGGGTCCTCAATCCTGTCGCGCCCATGGGCGACGCGCCAGGGGAACGCCGCCCGTGCGGCTGGACGGATCTCGGGTTTCCCCGACCCCTGGTGAGCGTAGACCCGACTGCCCGTGGCGCTCGCCGGCGATACCCTGCCGGTGTAGCCCTTGAGTCCCCACCGATCGCGGTGGGGACCCGGTTCCGATCCACGGGAGGCGAACATGCTCAGCTATGCGCAACTGGCCGAACTCGAGCGGAGGACGCGCGAGTCGCTCGTCCTCAATGTCTACATCGACGCGACCGAACTCGATGGGGTGGCCCGGCGTTCGTGGCGGCACACGCTTGCCAACGCCGTGGTGGCCACGCGCAAATCGCTGGCCGACGCGCCGCACGCGGAGCGGACGGCGTTCGACCGCGCCGCGGAACGGCTGGAGGCGCGGACTATGGCGCTGAGCGACGACATGGACGGCGCGCCTGGCTGGGTGGCGTTCGCCACGGCCGACGAGATTCTCTACGCGGGTCCCACCACCACGGTGCCCGCCGCCTCGCTGGTCTGGCGTAAGGGCATCGCGATGGTGCCGTACGTGCGCCTGCTTCGGGACGAGCCCACCGTCACGGTGGCGCAAGTCGACGTCCGCAAGGCGGACATCTATCGGTGGGTGGCCGGCACGCTACATCGGGTGGAGCGCGTTCAGGCGCATGCGCACGTCGGG is a genomic window of Gemmatimonadaceae bacterium containing:
- the acsA gene encoding acetate--CoA ligase; this translates as MGTFVERSSARTGHGSALRVFTKDGDHREPAPAMPDYEAACARFSWSDVLHGELDGLPDGGGLNIAYEAVDRHAQGAHAGHVALRWLGRTGDRVTLTYAELGALTSRFANVLASLGVAKGDRVFALADRVPELYVAAIGTMKYGSVFCPLFSAFGPEPIKARLTIGGGTVLVTTPSLYKRKVAGIRDQLPDLRHVLLVTPPNAAEVPGTQNLAALLARASDRYTIAPTDEEDIALLHFTSGTTGVPKGAVHVHGAVVAHHITGKLALDFHKNDVFWCTADPGWVTGTSYGIIAPLTNGITSVVDEADFDAQRWYRILQDEQVTVWYTAPTAIRMLMKAGASLAKSYDLSHLRFIASVGEPLNPEAVVWGADTFGMPIHDNWWQTETGGIMIANFRSMDVRVGSMGRPLPGIEAAIVNHADIGVEVIDTPDVQGELALKPGWPSMFRGYLGNEERYRECFVDGWYLTGDLARRDADGYYWFVGRADDVIKSSGHLIGPFEVESTLLEHPGVAEAAVIGKPDPVAGQIVKAFVSLREGYTPTDELRLDLLGFARKRLGAAVAPKEIAFLDTLPRTRSGKLMRRLLRAREEGLPEGDLSTLEEPSR
- a CDS encoding S9 family peptidase; translated protein: MRPPLPSGSILGHGTPLHTRYAAALVVALASFVSAIPAQQVAPNRIHVNQYLDWQDVQSPRLSPDGSQIVYGRRRVDKMNDRWRTSLWIMNADGTHDRFLADGSGPEWSPDGKRIAYVAQNEPGGAQIFVRWVDLEGPGSQISNLTESPSNLAWAPDGATLAFNMNVPERPDPEWRIPMPAPPKGAKWVEPPKIVTRLNFRSDRVGYTDTYYRQIFVIPADGGEARQLTTGDWNASPPAFSGDGQWVAFSSLRVPDAEHVFRRSEIYAANVASGEVRMLTHASGTSGGPVYSPDGRLVAYMHADSVDHSAWSEGNVWVMNADGSNPRSLTANLDRPVSGILWAPNGAGVYFNVQSEGSQNLYFASTAGQVRPVTIGTQVLAVTDLARNGLAVGTRTTPTMPNDVVTFTIPASGTVSTFAQRTNVDASILAGKTLASTEEIWYTSKDGLKIQGWIVKPADFDPHHKYPLILQIHGGPQAMYNVAFNFARQDEAARDYVVLYTNPRGSTGYGAKFTNLIDNDYPDKDFDDLMAGVDTVIGRGYVDTNNLFVYGCSGGGVLTAWTVGHTDRFAAAVVQCPVIDWISFVGVTDGAGWYGNFAKPFWEDPSEYLRRSPITYVGHVKTPTMLMTGVLDLRTPIPQTEEFYRALKLRGVPTAMLRMNNEYHGTSSTPSNFLRTQLYIEHWFERYGHMGKSQAATETTPQH